From the Candidatus Methanoplasma cognatum genome, one window contains:
- a CDS encoding ABC transporter permease, translating to MMYIELDDFRQSYVVAKNEIRKFVRGKRFAIYVALIIFVFAVITLLQHFNGGGLGGEPGAAIMIHLFLVSFLIILSATLFASVVTVSEFEERTALILFTRPIKKTSIFLGKMLGCIALEVVMIVLFYAGLVALSLIGTGSVPSELFVSLGIASLLVVAMSGIAMFISSIMKKGSTSAILTFFLLIFMVWFLPDVVSMTTGTMPWFFIDQAATAIYTGVPGSLAALNDSMAHIGEMAGFTLEQIEELLIPAPDMTKVILSVVGWSVASTVLAWIAFIRREF from the coding sequence ATGATGTATATTGAGTTGGATGATTTCAGACAATCCTACGTGGTGGCCAAGAACGAGATACGTAAATTCGTTCGGGGAAAAAGGTTTGCGATATATGTCGCGCTCATAATTTTTGTATTCGCAGTGATAACTCTCCTTCAACATTTTAATGGGGGAGGCCTCGGAGGGGAACCCGGGGCAGCAATAATGATTCATTTGTTCCTTGTTAGTTTCCTGATAATACTGTCGGCAACCCTCTTCGCATCAGTCGTGACTGTATCGGAGTTTGAAGAGAGGACAGCATTGATACTGTTCACTAGGCCGATAAAGAAGACATCTATTTTCTTAGGGAAGATGTTGGGATGCATCGCATTGGAGGTAGTGATGATAGTGCTGTTTTATGCAGGACTTGTGGCATTGTCACTGATTGGTACGGGGTCTGTACCAAGCGAACTCTTTGTATCGCTGGGAATAGCCTCCCTTTTAGTCGTGGCAATGTCCGGCATCGCGATGTTCATAAGTTCGATCATGAAAAAGGGAAGCACTTCTGCGATTCTGACATTCTTTTTACTAATATTCATGGTGTGGTTCTTACCCGATGTGGTGTCTATGACGACAGGAACTATGCCATGGTTCTTTATCGATCAAGCGGCGACGGCAATATACACAGGCGTACCAGGAAGTCTTGCCGCCTTAAATGATTCAATGGCTCATATCGGGGAGATGGCGGGATTTACTCTCGAACAAATAGAGGAACTTCTGATACCAGCGCCGGATATGACCAAAGTGATTTTGTCTGTGGTAGGATGGAGTGTCGCTTCTACAGTATTGGCATGGATCGCATTCATAAGAAGGGAGTTCTGA
- a CDS encoding sugar O-acetyltransferase has protein sequence MEKPDVWDVLRSGKAVGRGSPCHDDYDRALTECIEKRLRYNTLSFTAEERRAALSDLLGYPVDEHTKVVPPFHCDQGFNIKLGKNVLINYDCIFLDTGEISIGDNVLIGPGSKLVTAKHSLEAEKRRDWAVSCSPIRIEEDVWMGAGVVVLPGVTVGARSVIGAGSVVTKDVPPDVIAAGNPARIVRSL, from the coding sequence ATGGAGAAGCCGGATGTTTGGGATGTGCTTCGATCGGGTAAAGCTGTGGGAAGAGGCTCTCCCTGTCATGATGATTACGACAGGGCGTTGACGGAATGCATAGAAAAAAGGCTCAGGTACAACACATTATCATTCACTGCAGAGGAAAGAAGGGCCGCGCTCTCCGACCTGCTTGGCTACCCTGTCGACGAGCACACGAAGGTTGTCCCTCCCTTCCACTGCGATCAGGGATTTAATATCAAACTCGGAAAGAACGTGCTGATCAACTACGATTGCATATTCCTCGATACGGGGGAGATCTCCATCGGAGATAACGTTCTCATCGGCCCCGGATCAAAACTCGTCACGGCTAAACATTCCCTTGAAGCTGAAAAAAGAAGGGACTGGGCTGTAAGCTGTTCCCCGATAAGGATAGAAGAAGATGTTTGGATGGGTGCGGGGGTCGTCGTGCTTCCCGGGGTGACGGTCGGGGCCCGCTCCGTCATAGGAGCGGGCTCCGTCGTCACGAAGGATGTTCCGCCTGATGTCATCGCAGCAGGTAATCCTGCCAGGATCGTCAGGTCCCTTTGA
- a CDS encoding proteasome assembly chaperone family protein has product MENIVVYKSRPSLKGPLFIECLPGIGNVGKTAGDFIADSLNAEMFATIYSKHFPPQVLLDDENIIEMANNQLWFAKDVNSRDIVFLRGDFQGSTQEGQFELCVSILNILMEYGVSEIITLGGYGTGLMVESPRVFGAVTDLKIKKEFGGYGVEFPSGDPNAGIIGASGVFVGLGKVHDIPSICLMGETSGYFVDHKSAMAMVNVLMKKLGVELDLKELQDKSEQIDELTAKVKEIEGRDNVDLGYIG; this is encoded by the coding sequence ATGGAAAACATCGTCGTCTATAAGAGCAGGCCTTCTCTGAAAGGCCCTCTTTTCATTGAGTGCCTGCCGGGAATAGGGAACGTAGGCAAAACGGCCGGGGATTTCATAGCGGATTCCCTTAATGCGGAGATGTTCGCCACAATATATTCCAAACATTTCCCTCCCCAGGTGCTTCTGGATGACGAGAACATTATCGAGATGGCGAACAACCAGCTTTGGTTCGCGAAGGACGTCAACTCCAGGGACATAGTATTCCTGAGGGGGGACTTCCAGGGCTCGACCCAAGAGGGGCAGTTCGAACTCTGCGTATCGATACTGAACATACTCATGGAGTACGGGGTGTCTGAGATAATCACCCTCGGGGGATACGGCACCGGCCTCATGGTCGAGTCCCCCCGCGTGTTCGGCGCGGTGACAGACTTGAAGATAAAGAAGGAATTCGGGGGCTACGGAGTGGAGTTCCCTTCCGGCGACCCGAATGCCGGGATAATAGGCGCCAGCGGAGTATTCGTCGGGCTCGGTAAGGTGCATGATATCCCGTCGATATGTCTGATGGGTGAAACGTCCGGGTACTTCGTCGACCACAAGAGCGCGATGGCGATGGTCAATGTGCTGATGAAGAAACTGGGAGTGGAGCTGGATCTCAAAGAGCTCCAGGACAAATCCGAGCAGATCGACGAACTTACCGCCAAGGTGAAAGAGATCGAAGGCCGCGACAACGTGGACTTGGGATACATCGGATGA
- a CDS encoding RNA-protein complex protein Nop10, with protein MSSSLRKCASCGKYSLESECPSCGSPAGNPAPAKFSPDDRYGDYRRKAIIEEYGENGKHRRL; from the coding sequence ATGAGCTCATCCCTCAGAAAATGCGCCTCGTGCGGAAAATACTCATTGGAAAGCGAATGCCCGTCCTGCGGGTCCCCCGCAGGTAACCCGGCGCCGGCAAAGTTCTCGCCCGACGACCGCTACGGAGATTACAGAAGAAAGGCAATAATCGAGGAGTACGGAGAGAATGGAAAACATCGTCGTCTATAA
- a CDS encoding translation initiation factor IF-2 subunit alpha yields the protein MSRAKGFPEHGELVVCTVTNVKNFGAFVTLDEYEGKEGFVHVRDVATGWVKYIRDFIREGQKIVCKVLGVDSSKGHIDLSLKSVNDHQKREKIQQWKNENKAEKLVEIIAERMSVSIDDAYDLFAKDLLEVYETLYGAFESAVAYPDEFTEEFFGEWTGTFIEVAKENVTPPFVEIDSILEMTSSAPNGIELIKKALAAGLKAADGESAVITSIGSPRYRVTVTASEYKDAEDIMKKVTAKAMSEFTAAGGAVTLKRESK from the coding sequence ATGTCAAGGGCCAAAGGCTTTCCCGAGCACGGAGAACTCGTCGTCTGCACAGTGACCAACGTGAAGAATTTCGGTGCCTTCGTCACTTTGGACGAGTATGAAGGAAAGGAAGGGTTCGTACACGTCAGGGATGTAGCCACAGGCTGGGTAAAGTACATCAGGGATTTCATCAGGGAAGGACAGAAGATAGTCTGCAAGGTTCTGGGCGTAGACTCTTCAAAAGGCCACATAGACCTTTCCCTCAAGTCCGTGAACGATCATCAGAAAAGAGAAAAGATACAGCAATGGAAGAACGAGAACAAGGCCGAGAAGCTTGTGGAGATCATCGCGGAGCGCATGTCCGTTTCGATCGATGATGCATACGACCTGTTCGCCAAAGACCTCCTCGAAGTCTACGAGACACTTTACGGGGCCTTTGAATCCGCGGTCGCTTATCCCGACGAGTTCACCGAAGAGTTCTTCGGAGAATGGACAGGGACGTTCATTGAGGTCGCTAAAGAGAACGTGACACCGCCGTTCGTTGAGATAGACAGCATCTTGGAGATGACCTCTTCGGCGCCCAACGGCATCGAACTTATCAAAAAGGCCCTTGCCGCCGGACTTAAAGCGGCCGACGGCGAGAGTGCCGTGATCACTTCCATTGGTTCGCCAAGGTACAGGGTCACCGTGACCGCCAGCGAATACAAGGATGCGGAAGACATCATGAAGAAAGTGACCGCCAAGGCCATGAGCGAATTCACCGCTGCGGGCGGCGCAGTCACCCTTAAACGCGAGAGCAAGTGA
- a CDS encoding 30S ribosomal protein S27e codes for MTGDFIKVKCPDCENEQIVFRKAATKVNCNVCGSTLIVPKGGIGDIKGEIIEVVG; via the coding sequence ATGACCGGCGATTTCATAAAAGTAAAATGCCCCGACTGCGAGAATGAGCAGATCGTATTCAGAAAAGCGGCCACCAAAGTAAACTGCAACGTGTGCGGATCCACCCTTATCGTGCCCAAAGGCGGCATCGGAGACATCAAGGGCGAGATCATCGAGGTAGTAGGCTGA
- a CDS encoding 50S ribosomal protein L44e, with translation MKMPRTIKTYCPFCKTHRVHDVERVKKKKASELKWGQRRFREATSGYGGYPRPKPKDREKPTKRVNIRFRCETCKKAHLTSCIRAKKFELTE, from the coding sequence ATGAAAATGCCCAGAACCATCAAAACATACTGCCCGTTCTGCAAGACCCATAGGGTCCACGACGTAGAAAGGGTCAAGAAAAAGAAAGCCAGCGAGCTCAAATGGGGTCAGAGGAGATTCAGAGAGGCCACCTCCGGTTACGGAGGATACCCCAGGCCGAAGCCGAAGGACAGGGAGAAGCCCACCAAGAGGGTGAACATCAGATTCAGATGCGAGACCTGCAAAAAAGCGCACCTGACCTCCTGCATAAGAGCGAAGAAGTTCGAGCTTACGGAGTGA
- the rpiA gene encoding ribose-5-phosphate isomerase RpiA — protein MTMTPSEPNLKKIVAEKAVDDHVRDGMTVGLGTGSTSEYAVKRVGELVRDGFRLKCVATSLRTADLAQSLGIELYDIDEVPHIDVTIDGADEVDPGKQLIKGLGGALLREKIVAAASMTEVIIVDRSKIVDKLGVRTPLPVEVIPYGHRKTAYALEKQGCKATLRMSGSEPFITDAGNYIYDCKFESIESPFFLESRINVIPGAVENGLFLNTADVVLVSNPDGTVTRMD, from the coding sequence ATGACCATGACGCCAAGCGAACCCAACTTAAAGAAGATCGTCGCGGAGAAAGCTGTAGACGATCATGTCAGGGACGGGATGACCGTCGGACTCGGGACGGGAAGCACATCCGAATATGCCGTTAAGAGGGTCGGAGAACTGGTCCGAGACGGATTCAGGCTGAAGTGCGTCGCAACGTCCCTGCGCACTGCGGATCTGGCACAGAGCCTCGGAATAGAATTGTATGATATCGACGAAGTGCCTCACATCGACGTGACCATTGACGGGGCGGATGAAGTGGACCCGGGCAAACAGCTGATCAAAGGCCTCGGCGGCGCTCTCTTGAGAGAGAAGATAGTCGCCGCCGCCAGCATGACGGAGGTGATAATCGTCGACAGGTCGAAGATAGTGGACAAACTGGGCGTGAGGACGCCTCTGCCGGTCGAGGTCATTCCTTACGGCCACAGGAAGACCGCTTACGCTCTTGAGAAACAGGGGTGCAAAGCGACACTGAGGATGTCCGGGAGTGAGCCTTTCATAACAGACGCCGGCAATTACATCTATGACTGCAAGTTCGAATCTATCGAAAGCCCCTTCTTTCTCGAATCCAGGATAAACGTCATACCGGGCGCGGTGGAGAACGGACTGTTCCTCAACACCGCCGATGTTGTCCTTGTGTCAAATCCCGACGGTACAGTGACGAGAATGGATTGA
- a CDS encoding diphthine--ammonia ligase gives MRLAALYSGGKDSTFALYLAQQMGHEVPYLVTIVPKAGGSWIFHVPNIDTVPLMAESLGIELVTAETSGSEEADMLGLREALSGLDIEGVVTGAVWSDYQWDRMNRVCGDLGLKVISPLWRKDQDMILNEILGAGIRAVIVGCYAEGLDESWLGRELDRDAAEDLRLLRDRYGISVTGEGGEYESMTLDSPMHSKTLTIIEYEKEWKRGSGTLTVKKAELSGR, from the coding sequence ATGCGCCTCGCCGCTCTGTACTCAGGAGGAAAGGATTCTACTTTCGCACTATATCTGGCACAGCAGATGGGACATGAGGTTCCGTATCTCGTGACCATAGTGCCGAAAGCCGGAGGGTCGTGGATATTCCATGTTCCTAACATAGACACGGTGCCGCTCATGGCCGAATCCCTCGGAATAGAGCTTGTAACGGCGGAGACATCCGGTTCCGAGGAAGCGGACATGCTCGGTCTCCGGGAAGCACTTTCCGGTCTTGACATCGAAGGGGTCGTAACAGGGGCGGTCTGGTCCGATTATCAATGGGACAGGATGAACAGGGTCTGCGGGGACCTCGGGTTAAAGGTCATATCCCCTCTTTGGAGGAAGGATCAGGACATGATCCTCAACGAGATCCTGGGAGCGGGGATCAGGGCGGTCATAGTGGGATGTTATGCGGAAGGTCTTGACGAAAGCTGGCTGGGCAGGGAACTCGACAGGGATGCTGCGGAGGATCTCAGACTCCTCAGGGACAGATACGGCATAAGCGTGACCGGCGAAGGCGGAGAATATGAGTCGATGACGCTGGACTCCCCTATGCACAGTAAAACTCTCACCATCATAGAGTATGAGAAGGAGTGGAAGAGGGGCAGCGGGACCCTCACCGTAAAGAAGGCCGAGCTGTCCGGAAGATGA
- a CDS encoding AAA domain-containing protein: MEIDSGFMGLENDLYSELVELRDHIREDRTHSTGRAPTVCTDEALREMAQRVPTKADDFAAIPGVGQRFVELYGDEFLSVTKKYAVTAARGSNMDRDVAQTLRELQKKLVNISRNNRLLYMGKIYRKTAFDLTTVRDLDLMGLLFGRKKSLKLCDSTKSAEDLRIFKSLNELIREVSRDMRDKGLYDLYIGYPFVEGRLPGEDFDIRAPLALFPVILDKDSKSVSVRLDDSRDVIYNNSLLLAFIKFSGKNRPLPNNVVEDYSGETFISNLIAFYEEQGFPIKISYGQPAPFVDYRVGEFPKYMPGELHMVHNVIMGKFPSYSSYIQRDFDELLAGREINAVLSDLIKDLNKGDFYSDMPSPLSLPALREKGLEASEKDITYINTLNSAQENVITAVNKEDELVVHGPPGTGKSQVITGLITSAVNNGKTVLMVSEKKTALDVVYSRLGTLSKYCLMIDDVGNKEAFYQQLANMLETVPPRTGSDLAALSDSIDRDVGVLSAIADTMYSPGSFGIEPYKLYSMERWLDLEDKIDYEKYKMIKAAVSVKLLDIKYNDIKELNRKFGDTVLMTNFDEYCKCVDKTPWFTQMKPDLSEYNIGEMKADLMDIERQMVEWRSKGFMSRMFSKGKVNREATAMLGKYFNSYNERTVQTVLDDPTGIINALNDYDLYSSRATVYDRLNERERIYGRDIITLSKESGWSFAESNSMILKYILNYHLQKFDADHKALLQDIQDFDSIVADMDRKIGEKKKLTKDRVEEIVQEHLRFITESKRRGDIVRIIENKRKWSLNKFISRYSYELFKGVKIWLLTPEVVSDIMPLEMGLFDLVIFDEASQMYVEKGIPSIYRAKKVVIAGDHKQLRPSNLGAGRIEYGSDEDYEGEEDEVSAVLEEESLLDLARTRYDNILLNFHYRSKYEELIAFSNYAFYGGKLYVSPNSVQPEKPPIEVHKVSGEWAKKANVKEARVIVELLKEFFKTRKENESIGIISFNVSQRDLINDLIDDESARDPEFGKAVNQEMIRFDNGEDVGLFVKNIESVQGDERDVIIFSIGYAKDKDGKLMQRFGWLNNKGGENRLNVAISRAKKKIHIVSSFDPEELQVETAKNDGPRILKKYLQYAEAVSNGQKELAASILESFGDNRWRSAPPVPGESPITEKVYNALVRKGYSVEKDVGIGGYQIDLAIKQDNKYILGIECDSHIYEMSDSTRERDYHRQKYLESRGWHIHRIWTPGMWKDPQKEINNIVKAIERTSK, from the coding sequence ATGGAGATTGATTCGGGCTTCATGGGGCTAGAAAACGATCTCTATTCCGAGCTTGTGGAACTCAGAGATCATATCAGAGAGGACCGTACGCACTCCACCGGGAGGGCGCCGACCGTATGCACCGACGAAGCACTCAGAGAGATGGCACAAAGGGTGCCTACGAAAGCGGATGATTTTGCGGCTATCCCGGGCGTCGGCCAGAGATTCGTCGAATTGTACGGCGATGAGTTCCTTTCGGTGACCAAGAAATATGCTGTGACCGCCGCGAGAGGGTCCAATATGGACAGGGATGTCGCCCAGACATTGCGCGAGCTGCAGAAGAAGCTTGTCAACATCAGCAGGAACAACCGTCTCCTCTATATGGGGAAGATCTACAGGAAGACCGCCTTCGACCTTACGACAGTGCGCGATCTGGATCTGATGGGGCTGTTGTTCGGAAGGAAAAAATCCCTGAAGCTGTGCGACTCGACAAAAAGCGCCGAGGATCTGCGTATCTTCAAGAGCCTCAACGAACTGATAAGAGAGGTCAGCAGGGATATGAGGGACAAAGGTCTCTACGACCTGTACATAGGATATCCATTCGTCGAAGGGAGACTTCCCGGAGAGGATTTCGACATCCGCGCCCCGCTCGCTCTGTTCCCCGTCATACTGGATAAGGACTCAAAGAGCGTCTCTGTAAGGCTTGACGACTCAAGAGATGTCATCTATAACAATTCCCTTCTGCTGGCGTTCATAAAATTCAGCGGAAAGAACCGTCCTCTCCCCAACAACGTGGTGGAGGACTACAGCGGCGAGACCTTCATCAGCAACCTTATCGCATTCTACGAAGAACAGGGATTCCCCATCAAGATATCATACGGGCAGCCCGCTCCTTTCGTCGATTACAGGGTGGGAGAATTCCCCAAATACATGCCCGGCGAACTGCACATGGTGCACAATGTGATCATGGGAAAGTTCCCGTCATATTCAAGCTATATCCAGAGGGACTTCGACGAACTCCTGGCCGGCAGGGAGATCAACGCCGTGCTGTCGGACCTGATCAAGGATCTGAACAAAGGCGACTTCTATTCAGACATGCCGAGTCCCCTTTCGCTTCCCGCGCTGAGGGAGAAGGGGCTTGAGGCCTCCGAGAAGGACATAACGTACATCAACACGCTGAACAGCGCCCAGGAGAACGTCATCACCGCCGTGAACAAAGAAGATGAGCTGGTCGTACACGGTCCCCCCGGGACCGGCAAATCCCAGGTCATAACGGGCCTGATAACATCGGCGGTGAATAACGGGAAGACCGTTCTCATGGTGTCCGAGAAGAAAACGGCGCTGGACGTCGTCTACTCCAGACTCGGGACCTTATCCAAATACTGCCTCATGATCGACGACGTCGGTAACAAGGAGGCTTTCTATCAGCAGCTGGCGAACATGCTGGAGACCGTGCCGCCCAGGACCGGCTCCGACCTCGCGGCGCTTTCCGACAGCATAGATCGGGATGTGGGAGTGCTTTCGGCCATAGCGGATACGATGTACAGCCCCGGAAGCTTCGGCATAGAGCCGTATAAACTCTATTCGATGGAAAGGTGGCTCGACCTCGAAGACAAGATCGATTATGAGAAATACAAGATGATCAAAGCGGCGGTGTCCGTGAAACTGCTGGACATAAAATACAATGACATTAAGGAATTGAACAGGAAGTTCGGCGACACCGTTCTGATGACGAATTTCGACGAGTACTGCAAATGCGTCGACAAGACCCCGTGGTTCACTCAGATGAAGCCGGACCTTTCTGAGTACAACATAGGGGAGATGAAAGCCGACCTGATGGACATCGAGCGCCAGATGGTGGAATGGAGAAGCAAAGGGTTCATGTCGAGAATGTTCTCCAAAGGCAAGGTGAACAGGGAAGCGACCGCCATGCTCGGCAAATACTTCAACTCGTACAACGAGAGGACGGTCCAGACAGTGCTCGACGATCCGACCGGGATAATAAACGCACTGAACGATTATGATCTGTACTCCTCCCGCGCTACGGTCTACGACAGACTGAACGAGCGCGAGCGCATCTACGGAAGGGACATAATAACTCTCTCAAAAGAATCGGGCTGGTCGTTCGCCGAAAGCAACAGCATGATCCTCAAATACATACTGAATTACCACCTGCAGAAATTCGACGCCGACCACAAGGCCCTCCTTCAGGATATACAGGATTTCGACAGCATAGTGGCGGACATGGACCGCAAGATCGGCGAGAAGAAGAAACTCACAAAGGACCGCGTTGAGGAGATAGTGCAGGAACACCTCCGCTTCATCACGGAATCCAAACGCCGCGGGGACATAGTCAGGATAATAGAGAACAAACGCAAGTGGAGCCTGAACAAGTTCATCAGCCGCTACAGCTACGAGCTTTTCAAAGGGGTGAAGATATGGTTGCTTACTCCAGAGGTGGTGTCGGACATAATGCCTCTCGAAATGGGGCTGTTCGACCTTGTGATATTCGATGAGGCATCTCAGATGTACGTGGAGAAGGGGATACCCTCGATCTACCGCGCAAAGAAGGTTGTGATCGCCGGAGACCACAAGCAGCTCCGCCCCTCCAACCTCGGCGCCGGGCGCATTGAATACGGCAGCGACGAGGATTACGAAGGAGAAGAGGATGAGGTCTCGGCCGTCCTTGAGGAAGAGAGCCTTCTGGACCTCGCAAGGACCCGCTACGACAACATCCTGCTGAATTTCCATTACCGCTCGAAATATGAGGAGCTGATCGCTTTCTCCAACTACGCATTCTACGGCGGCAAGCTCTACGTCTCGCCCAACTCGGTCCAGCCGGAAAAGCCCCCGATAGAGGTCCACAAGGTCAGCGGAGAGTGGGCAAAGAAAGCCAACGTCAAAGAGGCCAGAGTGATAGTGGAACTCCTCAAGGAATTCTTCAAAACAAGGAAAGAGAACGAGAGCATCGGGATAATATCATTCAACGTTTCACAGAGGGACCTGATCAACGACCTTATCGATGACGAGTCCGCAAGGGACCCGGAGTTCGGGAAGGCCGTGAACCAGGAGATGATAAGGTTCGACAACGGAGAGGACGTGGGTCTTTTCGTGAAGAACATCGAGAGCGTCCAAGGGGACGAACGCGATGTCATCATCTTCTCGATCGGATACGCAAAGGACAAGGACGGCAAGCTCATGCAGAGGTTCGGATGGCTCAACAACAAAGGAGGAGAGAACCGTCTGAACGTGGCCATCAGCCGTGCGAAGAAGAAGATCCACATCGTCTCGTCCTTCGATCCCGAGGAACTGCAGGTAGAGACCGCGAAGAACGACGGCCCCCGGATACTGAAGAAATATCTGCAGTACGCGGAGGCGGTTAGCAACGGCCAGAAAGAGCTGGCCGCAAGCATTCTGGAATCCTTCGGCGACAACAGGTGGAGGTCCGCGCCGCCGGTACCCGGAGAATCGCCGATCACCGAGAAGGTCTACAACGCGCTTGTCAGGAAAGGGTACAGCGTGGAGAAGGACGTCGGCATCGGAGGGTACCAGATCGATCTTGCGATCAAACAGGACAACAAGTACATCCTCGGCATAGAGTGCGACAGCCACATCTACGAGATGTCCGACTCTACGAGAGAAAGGGACTACCACCGGCAAAAGTATCTTGAATCAAGAGGCTGGCACATCCACAGGATATGGACCCCCGGAATGTGGAAGGACCCTCAGAAGGAGATCAACAACATAGTCAAGGCGATCGAACGCACATCCAAGTGA
- a CDS encoding thioesterase family protein — translation MVSEGMVREGMMKVTEENTALNMGSGTLSVFATPAMILLIERTASECLMPSLKEGESTVGTYLDIKHSAPSIAGSEIFCRVELVETDRSRMVFDVKVWDSAGEVGSGRHERFVVNNSKFMARAVSRKES, via the coding sequence ATGGTTTCCGAAGGAATGGTCAGAGAGGGAATGATGAAGGTCACGGAAGAGAACACGGCCTTGAACATGGGGAGCGGGACGCTCTCCGTATTCGCAACGCCAGCAATGATCCTCCTGATCGAAAGGACGGCGTCAGAGTGCCTCATGCCCTCGCTTAAGGAGGGAGAGAGTACGGTGGGGACCTACTTGGACATCAAACACTCCGCACCGTCGATCGCGGGCTCGGAGATATTCTGCAGAGTGGAGCTTGTCGAGACGGACAGATCGAGGATGGTCTTCGACGTCAAGGTCTGGGATTCGGCGGGAGAAGTGGGATCAGGAAGACACGAGAGGTTCGTCGTAAACAACTCGAAGTTCATGGCGAGGGCCGTGTCAAGGAAAGAGAGCTGA
- a CDS encoding MFS transporter, giving the protein MLAVIAFVSLMDGLDASIVNVALPAMAADFGTDTGTIAWVAVIYFVMLAGLLIAFARVAKNGLIKRVLLAGLILFTASSLFCGVSNSFEMLMIFRAAQGIGAAMMGAAVPMACVKYLPASNLGLGMGIITLGASIGFALGPAVGGMITGLISWHWIFLINVPLGLIIVPLLLTAVPADEGHGGRSLDVTGAALLFSAIICGVAAVERAPYSESATLVALAAAGCTVSLAAFIIVELRKEDPLLNLRIFKHWKFDSVLVAYMQSNLVYMGLLYLLPFYMSVCMGFSFSTIGLYILISPLLTLLLCIPIARWSDRTERRAFAVASCFAMMVGCLIMVFFAAGSMVLPLAATLFCMGLMWALGGGPMASRIIENVKNESREMGSSIMTEFIYLGGTLGTALFAMLFTVGSGSGNVSFSDLSPDVFLDGFVFAAIAGAVLAAITVILSLAVKEPRRS; this is encoded by the coding sequence ATGCTTGCGGTGATCGCTTTCGTTTCGTTGATGGACGGTTTGGATGCCAGCATCGTGAATGTCGCCTTGCCGGCGATGGCTGCGGACTTCGGTACGGACACCGGGACCATTGCCTGGGTGGCCGTGATATACTTCGTCATGCTGGCCGGACTCCTGATCGCATTTGCGAGGGTCGCAAAGAACGGTCTGATCAAAAGGGTTCTTCTGGCGGGCCTTATCCTGTTCACGGCAAGCTCACTGTTCTGCGGCGTGTCGAACAGTTTCGAAATGCTGATGATCTTCAGAGCGGCGCAGGGGATCGGCGCGGCGATGATGGGTGCCGCGGTGCCGATGGCATGCGTGAAGTACCTCCCCGCGTCGAATCTCGGACTGGGAATGGGCATTATCACTCTAGGGGCCTCGATAGGTTTCGCCCTGGGGCCGGCGGTGGGCGGAATGATAACCGGTCTGATCTCCTGGCACTGGATATTCCTGATAAATGTGCCGCTTGGGCTGATCATCGTACCGCTTCTTCTGACCGCCGTCCCGGCGGACGAGGGGCATGGCGGCAGGAGCCTCGACGTCACCGGCGCCGCCCTGCTCTTTTCTGCGATAATATGCGGCGTAGCGGCGGTCGAGCGCGCCCCTTACTCCGAAAGCGCCACCTTGGTCGCTTTGGCCGCCGCCGGATGCACGGTGTCCCTCGCGGCCTTCATTATAGTCGAGCTCAGGAAGGAGGACCCGCTGCTGAACCTTCGCATATTCAAACATTGGAAGTTCGATTCCGTGCTTGTGGCATACATGCAGTCCAACCTCGTTTACATGGGCCTGCTGTACCTGCTGCCGTTCTACATGAGCGTTTGCATGGGCTTCTCTTTCTCCACGATCGGCCTCTATATCCTCATCTCTCCTCTGCTGACACTGCTTCTGTGCATTCCGATAGCAAGGTGGTCTGACCGTACGGAGCGGAGGGCATTTGCTGTCGCGTCGTGCTTTGCCATGATGGTCGGATGCCTGATCATGGTGTTTTTCGCCGCCGGATCCATGGTCCTGCCTCTGGCGGCGACCCTCTTCTGCATGGGGCTCATGTGGGCGCTGGGCGGCGGGCCGATGGCGAGCCGCATCATCGAGAATGTGAAGAACGAGAGCCGGGAGATGGGCTCTTCGATCATGACGGAATTCATTTATCTCGGCGGCACCCTCGGAACCGCGCTCTTCGCCATGCTTTTCACCGTCGGGTCCGGGTCCGGGAACGTTAGTTTCTCGGACCTTTCGCCGGATGTCTTCCTTGACGGTTTCGTGTTCGCGGCGATAGCCGGCGCAGTGCTGGCCGCGATCACGGTGATCCTTTCATTGGCCGTCAAAGAACCCAGAAGGTCCTGA